One genomic segment of Coffea arabica cultivar ET-39 chromosome 6e, Coffea Arabica ET-39 HiFi, whole genome shotgun sequence includes these proteins:
- the LOC113696801 gene encoding uncharacterized protein, translated as MKGGVVSKKGKKLKPRYIGPFEILKRIGKVAYQLDLPPSMSKIHNVFHVSILKEYHPDPSHVIQLDKVDVDESLTYEERPAKILDREIKELRNKQIALVKVLWKNHDVEEATWEVEKDMKDQYPELFV; from the coding sequence ATGAAAGGAGGGGTAGTATCCAAGAAGGGAAAGAAATTAAAGCCGAGGTACATTGGACCCTTTGAAATTCTCAAACGAATTGGAAAAGTGGCTTATCAGCTGGATTTACCTCCAAGTATGAGCAAGATCCATAATGTCTTCCACGTATCTATACTTAAGGAATATCATCCTGACCCAAGTCATGTGATTCAATTGGATAAAGTTGATGTAGACGAATCTTTGACATATGAAGAGCGACCAGCTAAGATTTTggatcgagaaattaaggaattGAGGAATAAGCAGATTGCCTTAGTCAAGGTCTTATGGAAAAATCATGACGTCGAGGAGGCAACTTGGGAGGTAGAGAAGGACATGAAAGACCAGTACCCAGAGTTATTCGTCTGA
- the LOC113696802 gene encoding uncharacterized protein, whose amino-acid sequence MLMDEVMDEVSEVVSSAEEDPKEDPEEDPDKGNPSDGMDHRGRGRDRSRGRGRGRRVEPLRDQGSDRASEVNQNRGPEGGGGDQMVTAINRITEVLEHLADRQGPGLAQQQPGGQVDTEDRALERFLKFGLPKFQGEPEPEIVEGWWERISDIFATLDYTEGRKVTFASFQFEGVARSWWNLIKAKWDRDRTPSTWANFTCEFNAKFLLPLVQEKREDDFIKCKQGAMSVAEYETNFTKLARYTPDLVATEQRRIKRFVQVLNVEIQEGLATPQISTYSDAVEKAQRFETVRAQSKSFFARKRNAPSSRRDPVSASASPLKMGRGTGVVNIPSALRGALARVARTRGSGARGSGMRGGQSGRGPPRSAPRVEQVSTPQITCGYCGKANHTANEYGRKEGKCLRCGSAEHQIANCPKIFENGESQGGATSSRQTASGGSRPKVPARVYALDSQPVPDPSEVVEGTFPIFHRLAKVLIDPGATHSFVNPTFMCGIDVKTVRLPYDLEVRTPTSNKSILTSLVYQECEFWIGERKMLVDLVSLDLKGYDVIIGIDFLSYHHAKLDCRVKVVDFCIPGEATLKLDVKGRLVSSALISGIRTRKMLYKGAQNFLAFLINGPSDQVKLDDVPIVRDFPDVFPEELTSLPPEREIEFKIDLVPGVVPISKTPYRMAPAELKELKIQLQDLLERGFIKKSDSPWGGPVLFRIFKKYLDQFVVVFIDDILVYSKTREDHAKHLEIVLQVLREHKLYAKFSKCEFWLEEISFLGHRISKNGIAMDPTKVEAVTLWKQPENPTEIRSFLGLAGYYRRFIKDFSKIAGPMTELTKKNHKFIWSPKCETSFQELKRRLTTVPVLALPEGVDGYVVYSDASKEGLGCVLMQKEKVVAYASRKLKPHEMNYPTHDLKLAAVIFALKK is encoded by the exons TGAGGTCTCAGAGGTAGTTTCTAGTGCTGAGGAGGATCCaaaggaggatccggaggaggatcctgatAAAGGGAATCCATCTGATG GTATGGATCATCGTGGTAGAGGTCGAGACCGAAGTCGAGGTCGAGGTCGAGGGAGACGGGTTGAACCCCTCCGTGATCAAGGGAGCGATAGAGCGTCTGAGGTGAACCAAAATCGTGGACCCGAGGGCGGGGGCGGAGATCAAATGGTCACCGCTATTAATAGGATAACTGAAGTATTAGAGCATTTGGCGGACCGTCAAGGTCCTGGATTAGCGCAACAACAACCTGGAGGGCAGGTAGATACAGAAGATAGGGCCTTGGAAAGGTTCCTGAAGTTTGGGCTGCCTAAGTTTCAAGGTGAGCCAGAGCCTGAGATAGTTGAGGGATGGTGGGAGAGAATATCTGATATTTTTGCCACCCTGGATTACACTGAGGGGCGAAAGGTGACCTTTGCGtcatttcaatttgagggagttgCACGGTCATGGTGGAATCTAATTAAGGCTAAGTGGGATAGAGACCGTACCCCTAGTACTTGGGCAAACTTCACCTGTGAGTTTAATGCCAAATTCCTTCTACCCCTagtccaagagaaaagggaagatGACTTTATTAAGTGCAAACAAGGGGCCATGAGTGTAGCAGAGTATGAGACCAACTTCACTAAATTAGCTCGTTATACCCCTGACCTTGTGGCCACGGAGCAGAGACGCATTAAGAGATTTGTGCAAGTGCTCAATGTAGAGATTCAAGAGGGGCTAGCAACTCCTCAAATTAGCACTTATAGTGACGCCGTGGAGAAAGCTCAGAGGTTTGAGACGGTTAGAGCCCAATCTAAGTCATTCTTTGCTAGAAAAAGGAATGCCCCTAGTAGTCGTAGGGACCCAGTTTCGGCAAGTGCCTCACCACTTAAGATGGGTAGAGGAACTGGGGTAGTGAACATCCCTAGTGCTTTGAGAGGTGCTTTAGCAAGGGTTGCTAGAACTAGAGGTTCTGGGGCGAGAGGTTCTGGAATGAGAGGAGGTCAAAGTGGAAGGGGACCCCCTAGGAGTGCTCCGCGCGTTGAACAAGTGTCAACCCCTCAAATaacctgtggatactgtggaaaagcCAATCATACCGCAAATGAGTATGGGAGAAAGGAGGGCAAGTGCCTCAGGTGTGGAAGTGCTGAGCACCAAATTGCTAATTGTCCTAAGATTTTCGAGAATGGGGAAAGCCAAGGAGGTGCCACAAGTTCTAGGCAAACTGCTTCTGGAGGGAGTCGGCCAAAGGTTCCGGCCAGGGTTTACGCCCTAGATAGTCAACCTGTACCTGACCCTTCGGAGGTAGTCGAAGGTACATTTCCAATTTTTCACCGAttagctaaggttttaattgatcctggtgcgaCCCATTCATTTGTTAATCCTACTTTTATGTGTGGAATTGATGTAAAGACTGTACGATTACCCTATGATTTGGAGGTTAGGACTCCTACGAGTAACAAGAGCATACTCACTAGCTTAGTTTATCAGGAGTGTGAATTCTGGATTGGGGAAAGAAAAATGCTAGTTGACTTGGTGAGTTTGGAccttaaggggtatgatgtgattatAGGAATTGACTTTTTGTCTTACCACCATGCTAAGCTAGATTGTAGAGTTAAAGTGGTGGACTTTTGCATCCCAGGTGAGGCAACTCTTAAGTTAGATGTAAAGGGTAGATTAGTTTCGTCTGCTTTGATTTCAGGGATTCGAACTAGGAAAATGCTTTACAAGGGAGCCCAGAATTTCTTAGCTTTCTTAATTAACGGCCCTAGTGACCAAGTGAAATTAGACGATGTGCCAATCGTGCGAGACTTTCCTGATGTCTTCCCTGAAGAATTAACATCTTTACCACCTGAAAGGgagatagagtttaagattgacTTGGTACCAGGAGTAGTTCCAATTTCTAAGACTCCTTATAGAATGGCTCCTGCGGAATTGAAAGAACTAAAGATCCAGTTACAGGACCTGCTAGAAAGAGGTTTTATTAAGAAAAGTGACTCACCGTGGGGAGgtccagttttgttt agAATCTTTAAGAAATATCTAGACCAATTTGTAGTGGTATTCATAGATGACATTCTAGTATATTCTAAGACCCGAGAGGATCATGCCAAGCACTTGGAGATAGTTTTACAAGTGTTGAGAGAACATAAGCTTTACGCTAAGTTCAGtaagtgcgaattttggctggaagaaatttcttttttgggtCATAGAATCTCTAAGAATGGAATCGCTATGGATCCAACTAAAGTGGAGGCAGTTACTTTATGGAAACAACCAGAGAATCCAACTGAAATTAGAAGTTTCTTGGGATTGGCAGGTTATTACCGTCGTTTTATAAAAGATTTCTCAAAAATTGCTGGGCCAATGACGGAGTTAACTAAGAAAAACCATAAGTTCATTTGGAGCCCAAAATGTGAAACgagttttcaagagttgaagAGGCGTTTGACTACGGTTCCAGTGTTAGCCTTACCTGAGGGAGTTGATGGGTATGTGGTGTATTCTGATGCTTCTAAAGAAGGGTTAGgctgtgttttaatgcaaaaggaAAAAGTTGTAGCCTATGCTTCTAGGAAATTAAAACCCCATGAGATGAATTACCCGACCCATGACCTAAAGTTGGCTGCTGTTATTTTTGCTTTGAAAAAGTAG